The Belonocnema kinseyi isolate 2016_QV_RU_SX_M_011 chromosome 2, B_treatae_v1, whole genome shotgun sequence nucleotide sequence TTCAACTTAAATTTCCGTAAAATATTGTGATAAACAGTTAAGTATAATCTGCATGCTTTTCTCTCTATGTTATATGCAGTTTACTTTCAACTTCATCTCATTTCAAATTACTGTTGTTCattgcaatttattaaaatatcgaatcaaataaatttcgatacaaattctgcatttaaaaacagaaattagccaaaaaaatttcaattcatgcACTGAGTTTTCAAATTTACGAAGTACAAAAAGAGTAGGGACGATAATTGAAACTACATTCATTTCTTACATTAGGCCCTgacttttagaattttgtatttcattttctttgtaataaatttaaataatacattttcgatATATGTTTGCGGTTTgacaaaaacttttttacttttttttacaaagtcggAAAGAAACATGGAAAATATTTGTCGGCGAATCTTAATAAATGATAAccatatgtatttttttttgcaatgtttacTCAAAATCCTGCAAGATATATCGACATTcttgtaatattaaaaacaaactatGCTTATATATCGGTAATAATTCCTAAGGTATCAAAAATGTTGTAACTCAATTCAGTCTAATACATATTAAATTCATATCTTCAGAATTAGCGTGTCCCTGTTTGCAAATTTTGTAACGTCTTCTCCATAAAAATCTATAAAGAAAAacttattatattgaaaaataatatcggGGTGgtaaatttcaagataaattaaaattttttaaaccctaaTTCTCATTATATATAATCAGAAACTTTAGTATCTACAAATCGAAGGTTCATTTTCTAagatcttcaaataaattttgttgcgaaaaatatgtttaaaattttacaattacttATCGATTTGTTAGTAGATTCGATACCTGTTTCAAATGCATAGGCATCTGGTCACTATCCAAATTTTACCAGTGAACAGACCTTTCAAGAACTGCACGCAAGAAAAATTAGACTTTCTCaccgaattttttgtttatattgtgAAAACCGATTCTATGTAAAAGAATTATGGAAAAAACAAAATGTCCTTGACAATGAATCTGGAAACTTTTGTCTTAATATGTGCGAAATTGACGCATTAAAATTTGCCTTTGCGTAAGCTATCTAAATTGCTGCACTACTAAGCTGGCTTAACAAATTTATTCAACGCTACTGTCTGAAGTTTGAcacacatttttttccaatttacgAAAAACGGAAtttccacaaattaaaaaaaaaagaatattcatgTCATAAGGTGTAAAACTGTCTCAAAAAGATACTGATTTATTTTGGTTATATGATTTGTCAAAGAGTAAAGTAATCTGCTATTATCTATACACAAGTTTTTTTTACTTCGTGTGATATTTGTACGCTTtctatgtttaaatattcatttccaattttttgaatataatatgtTCGTAATAAATATACTGAATACTGTTTATTTcagtatagtttttatttatgaGCTCACTGAACATTATATcccattttaattctatttataaatatttaattaatttctgtaCTTTTTATTCCAGGTTGCTGCATTCCTTGGTTTGGTGGCCATCACTTTAGCTGGACCCCTTCCCGATGCTCTTACAGCTTTCCAAGGTGAAAAGATAGATGAGCCAGTCAAAGTGGAAGATGTAAAAGATACTAGAGATAAGAGAGGAGTGCTGGTCACATCTTATGCGACTGCGCCAATTTCTGCTCCGGTTGCATACACTTCTTTCGCAGGACCTGCACCGGTTGCTTATGCTGGCCTTCCCGTCTCCTATGTTCAATCTTATCCATCAGTTGTCGGCTACAACTCCTATCCTTCCTACGTGGTAGTTTAATTTGGCTCTCTAGACTGAATGAAAATTGGCCTAAAACAATTGTTTTatgaagtttataatttttacgaAATCGATACATCTTGTTAGTTAATTTGTACTACCAATTTTCTGTAAAAGCAAATAAACTGAGAAATTATTCATCAACGCTACTCTTATTATACTGCTgtcgtttattttaaaataaataaatgcattaaaaaaactaTGAAATGTGTTCGTTTCTTATACGCACAATACTTGCATATTATACCAATATCACtggtaatttttaagttaaatatggTTTTAATCTAAATTTGTTCCGATGAgttaaagtatttagaaaaatcgCCTGCAGGGCGCAActtatacagtaaggacgtttagtatgtagtcatagggaatataatgacataaactctagcatacaatgcaacccgttttgAATGTGTGTAATgctaaaaagtactatatagacgattttaatttggtttccaaatctcccgcgctcgagatcttgcgctgattggtcaaaggcttcgagactcagaagacgtgcgcaaaatatacgaataactcaaattcggaaaaaaggttatgttccccaggattcaccgcgcatttcaaataaataagtagtttcgaattaaaaacaatcctaacacaatattagaatgtgttcacaaaaattttcaggaagtggtttctttgggaaatttttcttaaatctttgtttgcgaaatcttttttattcgttgaaatcattgaattatttgagatctataattagtaaacaaaattattctaaaatgttttgaaaccttttcaaatcttccaaatattttaaaatctttgaaatctgttgaactgtaactttttcaaaatcttcaaaaccctttaaatctgttaaaaatttaaaaatatttgtaaaattgttatgaaatatttaaaatctgataaacacgcctttataaaatggtcaaaatccttttaaatattttaaaatctttgaaacattttgaaatctttattaatgctTTGTAATATGGAGTATACtaaaaaaccgagtggtgaaactcttcaaaattacgttatatggccatggctcattctaatagagctttttattctagacgtcggcagcgcgcacgtgccgaaattttacgtcatttccgtatttttcgaacagttttgtgtcgaaatgtatggaaaatattattaataaaaataacaaaaaaataatttgtgaataacagggatttttaaggtagaaaactttaagtatattaaaaaaaatctgcccgctttgcggacacattctcatcgctcgctacgcgcgcggctcgcttcgctcgcaagtttgagtcaaagattaagtttcttaaaactCTGTAGGCTTTtaagtacacattctcatcgtgacactcgcgctgcgcgctcgatttccgacagacatttgtaaacggtttttttgaattttttttctcgtaactttcgtcgtttttccatattttttaaagttttatttcttttcaacgttatttttcacgaataaaacaaaaagtaggcgtcctatcaagaggtgGTTCTTAACTaaactgtagatcttttttgggataaccatttttgttaattcatattttttcgtatcctgcatagtttgtccacaaaatggaattttttattttccattattttttgtgcaatcaaaatttgaattttcgatttttaaagaaaatccaaaaatttgttatgataatcttttagagattacaaaaataaatgtttttctttgtttgaCTTATGTCATAtggtgcgtttttcggcttcaaatttggatttttggttgattaaaaattttttgaaaacgctataactctgagaattttctttttatcgaaaaaagtcattaggacaaATTGTTTGTTCTccttaatactatgaataaccgtccatagaatttttaaattcagaaaaagtagtctcaacaattttcaaaatgcgctcactttttgaatttttatcaaaaatggcggGTTCACGAACACGTCCTtttttttaagacctaaaaaaagtttgccaaagatgaatttgattcgttcattttttctagagttatcgtgtttacggacggacggaccgacagacagatagacgccatcgtgaaaatctgattttcggattcagggggtctcgagacgtggagatccgttgaaaaagtgtgatgtcaactttccgacaattctaatactttctcaatcataaacgatgagaatataaaaactgtgaaaaaCGTGCAAAGAGTGTGGCGACCAAGGCCATAATTTGCATCTGTTGGTatctatcatcttctaaaaaatgctaaaaaattcggcgaaactcacggaagatgatgttccaggtgcaaaattagtgcacgaatcagtagaagagcacagtattgagcaataaaaagccatttgttagtgattaccTGGTATGAGGAATGTACGCACAAATTtcccttctttcatataaactggttataaatacataaatataatagttttgcgttgtcaagtgaaagtattaaatagattttatttttataaaaaaatttaggaggttcgaaaccccgttaacaatgcttcatttaatatgtaagcaaatgttggcaaagaaagaaaatattaatacttgcCAAACagaacctcaactaacctttctactgaatcactttttttccttttaaagatcgtttcctatattttaaccgtcgtttaagctgtttaacactgcgctcttccaccgatttgtgctcgccacacttttcgcagtttttttctgaatatacttaaaaatttgttttctttaaactctgatttatttacacatttatttttcattgttatttttatttacaatatttttaatgcatttcgacacaaaactgttcgaaaaaaacGGAAATCACGtgaaatcctggcacgtgcgcactgtcgacgtctggAATAAAAAgatctattctgaagctgagttaatattgaagatttcagctaataatttttataatttctcagtcaaatatcacaaaaaatgtatactttaacattctatagcggcggagaagaaattttcaaggtcgctgagcacccagcttataagaataattcgccgcttcttacctcttttcatttgaatctcagattcatctttgcaatttttatattcataCGGATTACAGTTTTCTTTGTAGTTAGTCAAAAGcatttgattcccatattttattcaataaataaaacaacagattttatcgccaattaattacgtacaacctgcagatattcacttaatttaattaattaagatcgaagtgcaaaacgattttgacacttgtcaaacatCAAATACCACTCTCGTACcattacattagtgaaaaccaactgcaatttttaagaaagtacttaattcACGTCcagaatgtatttatgaacaattttaatgttgtgttacatttttttttaattcgtaactaattatttatttgaaatgcgtgatgaatcctggggaacataacttTGTTTCAGAATCTGGTtaaacgggttgcattgtatgctagagtttatataattatattccctatgattACATAGTAAAATTTCTTACTGtataaattatgagaataacAAATAGAATATTTTCGGTCGTACCTCTCTTGTATTAAAGAGAGCCGAAAAAACTGAAACAAAATTGGAAACATACAAATATTCGAAACAAAGTTTCCACAGACACACCGACATTATTATTACACTATACGATTCCAATTCTGGTGCGGCCTATTAGCGAAAGTTTCATGTTATCCAAACcaaatttttcttgataaataagGAATtacttaaatcaaaatttttaggtATTTGTAATGAGCTGGTTAAGTGGACCATTCCGGGACTCACAATTTGTATCATTCGTGACTATTTTGACCAGTTTACGAATGATTAAAGAAGTTTCTCGAGAAGCATAGCGAGGATTTAGAATCTGAATGACGGTATCGGTGCGTTGAGAGGTTGCAGTGGGTATGTGGACCCACGAAGGAAAAGGCCTTAAAAAAAAGGACTGGTTCGACCTTCCTGAAGATGTGGCGTGATTTCAATTAAAACCTAATCTActtcttttttcatctttttgacaCAGTAAAAACTCTGGGATACATTCTGTTGCATGTAATTTCAAGATGCGGTTCCATCTCGATCCTAGTTGGTGTACGAACCTTGTAAATTGTTTTCGCCgctaaactgtaaaaataattcatagtAGTTGACGTTTCGTACCCCAAGTTCAAAGAAAACTATACCTCGTAAAGTAGTACTATTCACACTATCAAGACGAATTTTTGTTGCAagtatatggtaccctgaaattagcgttagattcacactttgtttttactgtgGACAGTCGTAGATTAGAGTTCCTCTAGAAAGAGTTGTGTCACGATACCCCCTCTGCTAGCCTCTTCGAAGCCGATAAATCTACGTTTGATAATTTCCAGAAAATGGAATAAATATTCAGATCATGGCACCCGGTTGTGCAAAATTGCTCTTTCGCctaagaatttgtaatcaagCTAAATCAAAcgaaaaagacattaaaaacaaatattctagCAAAAGCATGGCTATGTACATTACTTAACAATAAGAATTTAGGTTCTATCTATTTCTTTTAACTGTAATTTGtctttaattattacttttatagtaTGATGTATAAATTTGAATTGTGATTTCAAATGAACGTTTGCCTGCAGTATGAATTCTCTTTGATCTTTATtgtataattatacaaattttaattgaaatataattccaaCAAATGAGCAGTAAAAACTTTTCTACTTCAttcatgtaatttacattttagttgtatCAGAAATCCTCTCTTACGTTTTACCTATTGTTctgaaataaagaattatttaaaaaaaaaagtttttaagaataaaaaaacattacacaCACCTACTTTAAAAAAGGGGTTTAACCTactaaaaatacttcttttatttctgctTTCCCAACTTTGTCttgcaaaaaattactttaatgtactctttattttggtcttctctatgatgaaattaaattaatcttttttcgaaataatGTAATCAAAAGATGTTGAAGAATAGGCAATCACATCCGAATTCAATTTGTTTACTTTACTTCACAAACAATACAATTAGACCGTTTCCCTCAATTTTTGTctcactttaattttattttcgtaaaaataaaaaatttttagtatagAATTTAATGTagccaattaattaatttatattgtaaaaattcatgtcattcaaaaaataatttttcacattttaataatttttaatgaacaaatctaaattattattattattattattattattattctatttagtATCTATTAGACGTTACAGCTTTTATCAAACAGtgttaaataatattatagttttttaaagtatgtagaaaaaaagatttttcacttttcgaaaattcttcattATTACACCTACATCAttacttttattatatttaattactaTTGTATCATTGACTGAACATTAAGTTTGACTTGAAAGTCGCAACAATTTCAAAACATCTGATTCCGCTTTCACGACACCCATCAGAAGCGGAGTAAGTGCTgacacaactctccctagaggaactTTAATGTAGATATAAGCAGCAacgggaaaatattttttaaagaatgtccaTGCACGCGTGCGTTTAACTTTTTAAGCACAAATACGGCCGTACTGAAGACACCC carries:
- the LOC117168244 gene encoding uncharacterized protein LOC117168244, which produces MKFLFVAAFLGLVAITLAGPLPDALTAFQGEKIDEPVKVEDVKDTRDKRGVLVTSYATAPISAPVAYTSFAGPAPVAYAGLPVSYVQSYPSVVGYNSYPSYVVV